One Faecalicatena sp. Marseille-Q4148 DNA window includes the following coding sequences:
- a CDS encoding IMP cyclohydrolase, which translates to MEMLSIEKELQGNSYPGRGIIIGKSADGKKAVTAYFIMGRSENSRNRVFVEEGAGIRTQAFDESKLTDPSLIIYAPVRVLGNKTIVTNGDQTDTIYEGMDKQLTFEQSLRTREFEPDAPNYTPRISGIMHIENGKYNYAMSILKSNNGCPDGCNRYTFAYENPKAGEGHFIHTYKCDGNPLPSFEGEPKLIAVPDEIDGFTETLWNSLNEDNKVSLFVRYIDIETGTYETRIVNKNK; encoded by the coding sequence ATGGAAATGCTTTCAATTGAAAAAGAATTACAGGGAAATTCCTATCCGGGAAGAGGAATCATCATTGGTAAAAGTGCTGACGGCAAGAAGGCAGTGACAGCATATTTTATTATGGGAAGAAGTGAAAACAGCAGAAATCGTGTTTTTGTAGAAGAAGGTGCAGGAATCCGCACACAGGCATTTGATGAATCAAAACTGACAGATCCAAGTCTGATCATTTATGCACCGGTCAGAGTACTTGGTAATAAGACAATCGTGACGAATGGAGATCAGACGGATACGATTTATGAAGGAATGGACAAACAGCTTACATTTGAACAGTCTTTGCGTACAAGAGAATTTGAACCGGATGCCCCGAACTATACACCTCGTATTTCAGGGATTATGCATATTGAGAATGGAAAATATAACTATGCAATGTCAATTTTAAAGAGCAATAACGGATGTCCGGATGGATGCAACCGCTATACATTTGCTTATGAGAATCCGAAGGCAGGAGAGGGACATTTTATCCACACATACAAATGTGACGGAAATCCGCTTCCAAGCTTTGAGGGAGAACCGAAGCTGATCGCAGTTCCGGATGAAATCGATGGATTTACAGAGACATTATGGAACAGCCTCAATGAAGATAATAAGGTGTCTTTATTTGTGCGCTATATTGATATTGAAACAGGAACTTACGAGACAAGAATCGTAAATAAAAATAAATAG
- a CDS encoding M55 family metallopeptidase has protein sequence MKVFISADIEGTAFTMNWPATNIGGHDYERSRQEMTEEVLAAAEGAHAAGADLVVIKDAHASATNIYAEQMPEYVQLIRGWSREPRKMIEGLDETFDAAFFIGYHSAAGLDGNVLSHTINGSVIHSIRVNGTPASEFMIYSMLASYYGVPSVLLTGDKALCEFGKEFCPDLTTVAVKEDVGGRSQSLSPALVKRRIREAATQALQGNLKQCLIDLPEYFEVEVTYKDHNIAYSRSFYPGASLINPTTVGFASDDWYEVNRFLLFVI, from the coding sequence ATGAAAGTATTTATCAGTGCTGATATCGAAGGAACCGCATTTACTATGAACTGGCCGGCTACCAACATCGGCGGCCATGATTACGAAAGAAGCCGCCAGGAAATGACCGAAGAAGTTCTTGCCGCAGCAGAAGGCGCCCACGCTGCCGGAGCTGACCTTGTCGTCATCAAAGACGCCCACGCTTCTGCTACCAATATTTATGCAGAACAGATGCCGGAGTATGTACAACTGATCCGCGGCTGGAGCCGGGAACCACGAAAGATGATCGAAGGACTGGATGAGACTTTTGACGCAGCATTTTTTATAGGTTACCACAGCGCTGCCGGACTGGACGGCAATGTACTGAGCCACACAATTAACGGCTCTGTCATTCACTCTATCCGCGTAAACGGCACACCTGCTTCAGAATTTATGATCTATAGTATGCTTGCTTCCTATTACGGCGTTCCAAGTGTACTCCTGACCGGTGATAAAGCGCTCTGTGAATTTGGCAAAGAATTTTGCCCGGATCTGACAACGGTTGCCGTCAAGGAAGATGTTGGGGGCCGCTCTCAGTCACTGAGTCCAGCCCTTGTGAAGCGCCGCATCCGCGAAGCAGCTACTCAGGCGCTTCAAGGAAATCTGAAACAATGTCTGATCGATCTCCCGGAATATTTTGAGGTTGAAGTCACCTACAAAGACCACAATATTGCCTATTCCAGAAGTTTCTATCCGGGCGCTTCTCTGATCAACCCGACTACCGTAGGTTTTGCATCGGATGACTGGTATGAAGTGAACCGTTTTCTTCTGTTTGTAATCTAA
- a CDS encoding FAD-dependent oxidoreductase produces MRSLELRKNFYWTGIVDDTLRVFDIIMYTEFGTSYNSYVLKAGDKTILFETAKAKFFDEYLEKLKEITEIDQIDYIVVNHTEPDHAGSVERLLEINPGLKIIGTGCAINFLKEIVNGEFTSIIVKDNQELKIGDKTLKFLCVPNLHWPDTMYTYIEEEQILVTCDSFGSHYGFHDVLRSKVTDEEGYMRATKYYFDCIIGPFKPFMLKALARVRELDVTMICTGHGPVLDSHIPELLDIYEEWCTVVNPNPKKTVIIPYVSAYGYTKMLAEKIAEGIKASGEIDVRSYDMVEADQAKVLEELGFADGILFGTPTIVGEALKPIWDLTTSIFAGTHGGKLASAFGSYGWSGEGVPHIVERLKQLRMNVTEGFRVKFKPGEENLMDAFDYGYNFGCLLQKKENPRKKSGTRTLVKCLVCGEIFDSSIEVCPVCGVGKENFVSVEVEENTFRNDTKNCYVILGNGIAGLQAAAAIRERDKTGAVVMISEEPYRTYHRPMLTKSIMAELDEEQIAVQDASWYEENHIQLVLGKEVTEIQPETHTVILEDGSQFLYTKLIYAAGARCFIPPINGAGKKGVVAIRGLKEVKEIETMLPSVKHVVVIGGGVLGLEAAWELKKSKCDVTVLEAAPMLMGRQLDEPAAELLKKIAKEQGIDIHTGVQVVEFTGEDQVSSVLLADGREFPAELVIISAGVRANTAVIEKSGVKTEKAVVVNERMETSAADIYACGDCAEFEGINYAIWPEASEQGRIAGANAAGDELVYQEVSSGLSFHGMKTALFAAGDNGKNPNLIYKTVELKDMGKKHYQKLYFLNNRLCGVILIGDMSRMAELTEALEKRASYKEVL; encoded by the coding sequence ATGAGAAGCTTAGAATTAAGAAAAAATTTTTACTGGACAGGAATTGTAGACGATACACTGCGGGTATTTGATATTATTATGTATACGGAATTTGGTACTTCCTACAATTCATATGTATTAAAAGCCGGTGATAAAACAATTTTATTTGAGACGGCAAAAGCAAAATTCTTTGATGAATATCTGGAGAAATTAAAAGAGATTACAGAGATCGATCAGATTGATTATATTGTTGTCAATCATACAGAACCGGATCACGCCGGAAGTGTAGAGCGTCTTTTGGAAATCAATCCGGGATTGAAAATCATCGGAACCGGATGTGCGATTAATTTCTTAAAAGAAATTGTGAATGGAGAATTTACATCCATTATTGTCAAAGACAACCAGGAATTAAAGATTGGGGACAAGACATTGAAGTTTCTGTGTGTACCGAATCTTCACTGGCCGGACACAATGTATACTTATATAGAAGAAGAGCAGATTCTTGTTACTTGTGATTCCTTTGGTTCTCACTACGGCTTCCATGATGTGCTGAGAAGTAAAGTAACAGATGAAGAAGGGTATATGCGCGCAACAAAATATTACTTTGACTGCATCATCGGACCATTTAAACCATTTATGTTAAAAGCGCTTGCACGGGTGCGCGAATTAGACGTAACCATGATCTGTACCGGACATGGACCGGTACTTGACAGTCATATTCCGGAGCTGCTTGATATTTATGAGGAATGGTGTACCGTTGTAAATCCGAATCCGAAGAAAACAGTTATTATCCCGTATGTAAGTGCATATGGTTACACAAAAATGCTGGCAGAGAAAATTGCAGAGGGAATCAAAGCCAGTGGAGAGATTGATGTAAGAAGTTATGATATGGTAGAGGCAGATCAGGCGAAAGTGTTGGAAGAGCTTGGATTTGCAGACGGTATTTTGTTTGGGACACCGACGATTGTCGGAGAGGCGCTGAAACCAATCTGGGATCTGACAACATCTATCTTTGCAGGAACCCATGGCGGTAAACTGGCGAGCGCGTTTGGAAGCTACGGTTGGAGCGGAGAAGGAGTTCCTCATATCGTAGAACGGTTGAAACAGCTTCGAATGAATGTGACAGAAGGGTTCCGGGTGAAATTTAAACCAGGCGAAGAGAACCTTATGGATGCCTTTGATTATGGATATAATTTCGGATGCCTGCTTCAGAAAAAAGAAAATCCAAGAAAGAAATCAGGTACAAGGACACTTGTAAAATGTCTTGTCTGCGGAGAAATTTTTGATTCATCTATCGAAGTATGTCCGGTATGCGGCGTTGGCAAGGAGAATTTTGTTTCAGTAGAAGTGGAAGAAAATACATTCCGCAATGATACGAAGAACTGCTATGTGATTCTCGGAAATGGAATTGCGGGATTACAGGCGGCTGCGGCAATCCGGGAACGGGACAAGACAGGGGCTGTTGTGATGATTTCAGAAGAACCGTACCGTACTTATCATCGTCCGATGCTGACAAAATCCATTATGGCAGAGTTGGATGAAGAGCAGATTGCAGTGCAGGATGCATCCTGGTACGAAGAAAATCATATTCAGCTCGTACTTGGCAAAGAAGTGACAGAAATTCAGCCGGAGACACATACCGTAATCCTGGAGGATGGAAGTCAGTTCCTTTATACAAAGTTAATCTATGCCGCAGGCGCAAGATGCTTTATTCCGCCGATCAATGGAGCCGGGAAGAAAGGGGTTGTTGCCATTCGCGGTCTGAAAGAGGTAAAAGAGATTGAAACAATGCTTCCGTCTGTGAAGCATGTCGTTGTGATCGGTGGCGGTGTGCTAGGACTTGAGGCTGCCTGGGAATTGAAGAAATCCAAATGTGACGTAACAGTATTGGAAGCAGCTCCGATGCTTATGGGAAGGCAGCTGGATGAACCGGCAGCAGAACTTCTGAAAAAGATTGCGAAAGAGCAGGGAATAGATATTCACACAGGTGTACAGGTGGTGGAATTTACAGGAGAGGATCAGGTATCTTCTGTACTTCTTGCTGATGGAAGAGAGTTCCCGGCAGAACTTGTGATTATTTCTGCAGGCGTAAGAGCAAATACAGCTGTGATAGAGAAATCAGGCGTGAAGACAGAAAAAGCTGTTGTAGTAAATGAGCGGATGGAGACAAGCGCTGCAGACATTTATGCGTGTGGAGACTGTGCAGAATTTGAAGGAATCAATTATGCAATCTGGCCGGAGGCAAGTGAACAGGGAAGAATCGCAGGCGCCAATGCGGCAGGAGATGAACTGGTTTATCAGGAAGTATCTTCCGGACTTAGCTTCCACGGCATGAAGACAGCGTTGTTTGCAGCAGGAGATAACGGAAAGAATCCGAACCTGATCTATAAGACAGTGGAATTGAAAGATATGGGCAAGAAACATTATCAGAAGCTGTATTTCTTGAATAATCGTCTTTGCGGTGTCATTCTGATCGGAGATATGAGCCGTATGGCAGAACTCACAGAGGCGTTGGAGAAGAGAGCTTCTTATAAAGAAGTCTTATAA
- a CDS encoding endonuclease III — translation MTLQEKTLEVIRRLAEEYPDADCTLDYDEAWKLLVSVRLAAQCTDERVNIIVEKLFAQYPSIEALADASPEEIEAIVKPCGLGKSKARDISACMRMLRDDFGGKIPDQFDDLMKLPGVGRKSANLIMGDVFHKPAIVTDTHCIRLVNRIGLVDQIKEPKKVEMALWKIVPPEEGSDFCHRLVYHGRAVCTARTKPYCDKCCLKDICEKNGVQ, via the coding sequence ATGACATTACAGGAGAAAACATTAGAAGTGATCCGGCGTTTGGCAGAAGAATATCCGGATGCAGACTGTACGCTTGATTATGATGAGGCATGGAAGCTGCTTGTCAGTGTAAGGCTTGCTGCCCAGTGCACAGACGAACGGGTAAATATTATTGTAGAAAAGCTGTTTGCCCAATATCCGTCCATTGAGGCATTGGCGGATGCATCGCCGGAAGAGATTGAAGCAATTGTGAAACCGTGTGGACTCGGAAAGAGTAAGGCACGGGATATCAGCGCATGCATGAGGATGCTGCGAGATGATTTCGGGGGAAAGATCCCGGATCAGTTTGATGATCTGATGAAGCTTCCGGGTGTGGGAAGAAAGAGCGCCAATCTGATTATGGGAGATGTGTTCCACAAGCCGGCTATTGTGACAGATACACACTGTATAAGACTTGTAAACCGTATCGGACTGGTGGATCAGATAAAAGAGCCAAAGAAAGTAGAGATGGCGCTTTGGAAGATTGTTCCTCCGGAAGAAGGAAGTGATTTTTGTCATCGGCTTGTATATCATGGAAGGGCAGTCTGTACAGCGCGGACGAAACCTTATTGCGATAAATGCTGTCTGAAAGATATCTGTGAGAAGAATGGCGTGCAATAA